In a single window of the Ciconia boyciana chromosome 7, ASM3463844v1, whole genome shotgun sequence genome:
- the SPTSSB gene encoding serine palmitoyltransferase small subunit B yields MDIKRVKDYIYWLYYQYLLITCSYVLEPWERSMFHTITVTVFAMVVYTAYVFVPIHVRLAFEFFSQIFGGQPESTVSIVN; encoded by the coding sequence ATGGATATTAAGCGTGTGAAGGACTATATCTATTGGCTGTACTACCAGTACCTACTGATCACCTGCAGCTATGTGTTGGAGCCCTGGGAGCGGTCCATGTTCCACACCATCACCGTGACTGTTTTCGCTATGGTGGTGTACACAGCTTACGTCTTCGTCCCCATCCACGTCCGCCTGGCTTTTGAGTTCTTCTCCCAGATATTTGGAGGCCAGCCTGAAAGCACGGTTTCTATCGTGAACTGA